From the Lathyrus oleraceus cultivar Zhongwan6 chromosome 3, CAAS_Psat_ZW6_1.0, whole genome shotgun sequence genome, the window GGGCCTCCGAATTGGGCCTAAACCCGTTGGCTTTTCGCACCCCCTGGTGAGGATTGGTAGCACCCACCTGGGCTTAGTTTACTCCAAGGCCCAATTGTcttttttgttttgatttttcTTTATCCATTTATAGTTAATGTTTAATTATTTACTTAACCTAAATAAGGTTCTTATCCACTAATCAAATTcttattattattaattcctaAGTTAATTATATAATTTAccattatttaattaattaatttttattatttttaccATCATTCATTATTTGGATATAATCTAGGCAATTATTTATTGTGTGAAGTTTGTGCACATTATTATTTTGTATTTACTTATTTGTACCAATTCTTGAATACATATGTATGGTGTGCTACAATTGTGACAAGATTATTTCAATTTCACCgatttaaaaatcattttaatcaaatttcaaaaaaataaatcacatacttctcgattcaatgtcgagcccattttcaaacaccttttgtaagtcgatcgcttttaaagcatcgccatcaacctcacatggcttactcttgggccttcttacaatgagacctattcgattttaattaatcgattagatgaataattcactaaataaattcaagtcattcacaaaatacaaatttaacacctcgatccaacatcgagtattctttattaaaattaaattaaaatacttaatcataATTAAATACTATTTCATTTAGAAGTGAgaaaaggagatggttttgagttttcaactcctctcctcgattatttgaatacgaaTTCTTTTACTCGGCTAGTGAataatcgtcatttctaatccacttaagcacaaacaaatcaaatccttttataataagaaacaaaaagggagataacttttagtcttcaattttttctcctcgactatttgaatacaagtcAGTTAAACACTCGTCATTTCGTTATAAACTTCtaaaccccgattaaatcaaattattttcataataagttaaatgaaaaggaagatgactttgagtttttcaacttctctccccatttgtttgaatacgagttctcttactcgggcagtcaaacaattgtcattttttcacaaacatacaacttaatcaaatcattgTCATGACAAACTATACGAAAgaggagatggttttgagttttcaactcctcttctcaaatgcttggatatgagttgttttactcagtcattcaagtacttgtcgtcATTCTAtaatacgtcaaccatatacaactttattttcataaatactcagatgaaacagaaagcggtctagagtcttctattccctgTCCTGATTATTAGGGTACGAGTTGTCTTGctcgattatccgagtaatcgtcatccaaccaaataccttaattattatcaaatcctttctataattaaggataaagttttctattccctttctcgattgttaggatatgagttgtcttactcgactatccaaGTAATTGTCATTTAATCAAAACTTCCAACATATTAATCCCACTTGTCAtccccgtgtgaccaaaactcttttcagaaagaacactgttaatcctttctaatgcacacaacaaactagtgtttaagcctccgccgagagtagacaagccagcatttagcctttagaacgtgatctacacagtcgttcataaaaaacaccaaccaaccatagttccctgaactacgaatgctctgatttccttattacaccataaggatacgtaggcaggagattgctgtatcttcgcgagcacactaataaaaaaccttCATTTCCCCTTTCTAAGGTTCCCATCAATTTCTATTTACAATATATTTATAACCCGAAGATAACAAACAACATAAGCTAACACTCAAATCGCaaattgaactaaaaggttcccgttgagtacaacggacgtgaggggtgctaataccttcctctcGCGTAATCCACTctcgaacccgaatatggttgcgacgaccattattccatttccaaaaggttttatcgatattttcctatccttttattaggataaataaagttcggtggcgactctgttcgaactaattttttccgcgaccatcgcgaggagtcgtatttttcgagatgcgacagatggcgactctgctggggactagctccaagcaaaagagagtgaagtctaatttagttcagtttctatattgtgtgttaatcttgtttgttggttttttatttttattctgTTATTTTTATTCTGTTATTTTTACTCTGTCATAATTATTGTCTGGTGTTTTTATTGGCTATGTACTATTGGGGGTTCTCTggttggtgatactttgtgagataggctctccacccgagtctgagaaaaaccataagattaagttggtggttgcgtagtggacTCTCgcaaggagtcttccttgttgggaagatacgaagaccccgcctagagaagattctcttgagatattattgcccgacgagttttcgtcacggcgatagtattctcaagttgtatcaatgactctagggaccttttaacccgttatatccggtggttatgtagtatttacctgaaaagtcccagacttattgggctaatacgaaagccccaatcagatgagatcccttgggcgtattactaccttacagtagtattcccaacctcgatctatgactctgagaaccttattagaaccttggactcgagagttgtgtagtatggaCCCACTAGGAGTCTTCCTCTTTGGGACCATACGAAGGCCTTACCCAGAAGAGACTCTTTTTGGGGATGTTATTGGTGGATGAGCTTTCGTCATGACAATAACCTTCCTAAATAGtgattgatgactttgggaacctcTTAACTTTAGAATCCTCCCAAAAGGGTTTTGATTAGTAACCAAGGATACCCACTCTCACGGCGTGTATGTTGACCTACCTGTGGCATGCATAACATCATGCATAACATacattcatattattttattttcaaggaatCTGAGTGCCATAagttgcaggaattcaagaaGCATGGAGTCAAGCAAAAGAAACGTTTACTCTTTCAAGTTCAAAGACCCCGATCTAAGGAGCTTACGTGACTTGGTCTCTCAGATGCACCCGGTGTACAGAATCAACTTTGGGCAGAATTATGGCAATCTGCTCAGCATCCTCAACCAACGAGTGGACCATATAGCTTTAGTCACTCTGGCTCAATTCTATGACCTACCCTTAAGATGTttcacattccaagacttccaGCTAGCACCAACGTTGGAAGAATTCAAGCGTCTTGTTAGGATCCCTATGAAGAACAAGCCACTATTTGAAGGGATAGATGAATCTTTGCCCCTTGAGATCATTGCTAGCACGCTTCACATGGACGAAAAGGAGGTAGAGGCTAACCTAGAGACCAaagggaataccaaaggattttcGCTATGTTTTCTCTTGGAAAGAGCTCATACCCTACTAAAAGCAGAAAGTTGGGACGCTTGTTACCCTGCTATTGCATTGGCCATCTATGGCATCGTCCTATTCCCAAATATGGATGGTTTCATAGACATGGCCGCTATTTGCATTTTCCTTACTGGAAACCCAGTACCCACCTTGTTAGCTGATGTTTACTATTACATGAGCCATAGGTACACCAAGAAGAAAGGAATGATTTCTTGTTGTGCTCCTTTACTATATCAGTGGTTTCTTGAGCATCTTCCGAAGACAGGAGTTTGGGTAGAACAGACATATGTTAGTTAGCCTCAGAGATTGGGATTACTCCGATCCGAAGATCTTTCTTGGTATTTCAAACAATACATCAACATGGACATCATATTCAACTGTGGAGATTTCCCTAATCTACCACTTGTTGGAACTCAAGGATGCGTGAATTCTAACCCGGTTCTATCACTAAGACAACTTGGCTACCCAATGGAAGGCCCTCCAGAGGTAAGGtctttggaagctttcttgttGCTTGACTTTGGGGTTGAGAATCCTAGCTTGTTCCAACGAATCAGAGAGGCTTGGAAGAATGTCAATCAAAAAGGGAAAGCTGGTTTGGGGAGAGcaaatgggattacaaaagaaccatattttcatTGGGTAAAGGAAAGGGTGGAGATGATTAAAATGTCATTCGTCATTCGGACACCTGTACCTCTTCctgaacctaagctcacccatgtccctattgaagaagtggaggaactcaagaccaccatggcgaagttagaaaaagagaatgaagagttgAAGATAAAACTCCAACAAATCATCAATGAGAAAAACACCATGAAGTGGGAGCTTGAGAGAAAGGATGTACAGCTTCAAGCACATGTGGAAAAGTTCAACAAAGAGGAGCATAAGAGGAAAAAGATCAAAGTGGGACTAGAACAAGCTGACCATTGTCTAGATACTCTTAAGGGTCAATTACGACGAGCTCAGAAAGAAGGTCAAGACAACGAGCATTGGTGGCATTTAGCCACGAAGGAAAACAAGACGATAAGAgatacacttggggctcagataaaAGAACTCACTATTTTTGTTCCTCATGCAAAGGCTGAAGCAGATCAAGAACGCCGACTCAAGAATATAGCCACCGAAGCTTCTAGGGTTTCACCCATGATATGGGAGGAGAAGTGTCGATAAGTAAGAGACGCAAAAGAGTCTGCCAGCTATTGGAAGAGCTAGCTAGAGTCATTACACCAAGACATCCCCATATGGTTGAAGGAGCGAGAGtatgtgattgaagattatgaatcctttaagaagaTCATAGACTTATTGCAAGGAGATAGGGATAAGTTCCGTGCAAAGCTCGATGGGCTAGTGGGGTTCTGTAATTGGGCGGCTAAAGAATTACCATGGAAGTTAAGAGACGCAGTTGAAGAGTTGAAGGAAGATAGCACTCCTCCAGCCATAATCAGTTTCATTCTGCTCTATAGAGGGTTGCTGAAGAGATTCAAGGAAGAACTAGAAGAGCTCTAAGCCAGAAAGCCTGCAGTTTAACTTTCCTATGTCTTATATTTTATTCCTTTGACAATGTACTTTGAACTAGGGACTTTTTGGACCCCTATGTTATGTACTTGAATGAATGACATTTAAAAATTACTCCATTATTGCTATTCTAAGTATTTCTTTTTTCTTCGAATTACTAATAACTAATGGAACTCGAAtgattccctgaaaataaaatatgcataacatcCGCATCTGCATTACGCATCACACttcataaaaattcaaaaaacttacccaacctttttaccctttatccagcaacactgactaatcaacaccgatACGAGACGCGAAGCAACTACAAGATGACGTTAGAGCAAGTTGAGGCTAACCAAGTTACCATGAGGACAGACATCAATACGATCCAAGAGAAAATGGATCAACTGTTGGAGACAATGCTCGCAATTTCCCAAAGAGAGAGGGTTGTGGATGAAGAAGCTATGGCCAAAAGGAATGATAGCACACCAGGTTTGGACCCCCAAGACGAGATTTTCGTCCCCACCAAGAAGAGACTAGTTCATATACCAGTAGGAGGCAAAGGAGATAGGGATCGTGCAGAGCCTTCTCATGTgtctactcatcatggatccgaAATTGGAGATGACCCGTATGATGCTTTCTATGTGCCTGATCAACCGAAGCCTAAGATACTTCTAGATCCTGTTACAGATAGGCTTCGTACCCTGGAAAAGAAGATCAAAGCTATAGAGGGGAATAATATCTTCGGCGCCTATGCCATGAACATGCGTTTAACATCAAATTTGGTCATCCCGGTTAAATTTAAAACTCCTGATTTCGAAAAATACAGAGGACAAACTTGCCCAAGAAGTCACCTAGTAATGTACTTTAGGAAAATGGCTGCTCATACCGAAAACGACAAACTGCTTAtacactgtttccaagacagtctaaGTGGAGCGTCTctaagatggtacatgagtttaGAGTAGGGGCGGATTCAAAACTGGGAAGACTTAGCTGACGCATTTCTCCGTCAATACAAATATAAAttagatatggcacccgaccGAATGCAGTTACAAGGGATGGCCATGAAATAAAATGAgtcatttaaagaatacgcccaatgatggagagagttggctgctcaggtagagccaccattgtctgaAAAGGAAATGACCGGAATATTTGTGGACACCCTGAAGGACCCATTCTTTTATAGATTAGTGAGTAGTGCAGCGTACGACTTTACGCATCTAGTCACAATCGGAGATCGCATAGAGAAAGGGTTGAGGGATGGGAAGATTCTACGAGCTGTGGCAGCCCCTAGCGCACCGAAAATGTATTCTGGAGGCTTCCAgaagaaaagagaaggtgaaacaaaCGCTATATCCAGAGGCTATAAGGGGAAGCAACAGGCTTCATATGGCCAAGTCGTCGCCGTGGTACCCATACCTTATCAACAACCAATACAACAATAACAAgtgtatcaaccacaacatcaacaacatcgcCAACAGCAAAACACCGTGCCGCCAAGACAATTCAAGCCAAGGCCTCCAAGAAGGCAACTCGATCctctaccagtaccttatagCCAAATATTCCCATATCTACAAAAGGAGGGCCTTCTGACATTAAGGGAGCTAAAACCAACTGTTTTTCCATATCCACCCGGATATGATGCTAACGCCCATTGTGAGTTTCACATGGGAGCGCCCGGTCATACCTTGGAGAATTGTTTTGCATTTCAAAATcgggtacaagacttgatcgaagaAAAGGTTGTCTCCTTCACTCCGAGACGCCCGAACGTGAACACTAATCCCATGCCAACACATAAGGATGCTTccgtcagtgccattgaggagagtgatcAAGGTAAATTGATCCttaaggttgaagagattcaaacccctatcGCCAAGATAGGAACACAATTGCTGAAGAGTGGTCTAATCCCGGAGGAGCTAGTTGTTGAAGAGAACAATAAAAAGTTGAGgaattttatacaacaaatgctgGATCAAGGCGAGTTATAGATAAATCGCCGTGTCAAGAGCAAGGGAGAGAAAGAGATAGCCGTGGTGGACATCCCTTACGATGAGGTTAATATGGAAATACCTATAAGCCCATTGGTGATAGAGTTTCCAGCACCGTTCGCGTATGAAGATGAGAAGGCGGTCCCGtggatatatcagcccagagcttttaagcaagGGCATGAAGACCAACCTTTGATGATTAACGAACCAAACGTCACCTCGATTGTGGGGTCGGCAAGAATGACACGTAGTGGCCGAGTGTTCGCGCCAAGAACTGTTGATACTTCTGCAAAGGCTAAAGGGAAGGAAGTTGCTGTCCAGATCTCCGTCCCTAATCAAGAAATGCAAGGCATGCACCTGTCTCCTAAAGCTGCAGTCACTCGTGAAGAGGCCGAGGAATTTCTGAGGAtaataaagaagagtgattataaaGTGGTGGACCAACTGAATCAAACACCTTCAAAAATCTCCATGTTATCTTTATTACTCAGCTCAGAAGCACACAGGAACTCGTTGTTGAAAGTATTAAGCGTTGCACATATCACGAAAGACATAACGATAGAACAGTTTGACGATGTGATAGCTTGTGTGACCATTGGGAATTTTTTGGGTTTTAATGATGATGAACTGCCGATCgagggaaagaaccataacaaggccctaCATATCTCCTTGAAATGCATAGACATTATACTATCAAGGGTATTAGTAGACACAGG encodes:
- the LOC127130167 gene encoding uncharacterized protein LOC127130167; amino-acid sequence: MESSKRNVYSFKFKDPDLRSLRDLVSQMHPVYRINFGQNYGNLLSILNQRVDHIALVTLAQFYDLPLRCFTFQDFQLAPTLEEFKRLVRIPMKNKPLFEGIDESLPLEIIASTLHMDEKEVEANLETKGNTKGFSLCFLLERAHTLLKAESWDACYPAIALAIYGIVLFPNMDGFIDMAAICIFLTGNPVPTLLADVYYYMSHRYTKKKGMISCCAPLLYQWFLEHLPKTGVWVEQTYVS